The Cervus elaphus chromosome 21, mCerEla1.1, whole genome shotgun sequence genome window below encodes:
- the ALKAL1 gene encoding ALK and LTK ligand 1 isoform X2, giving the protein MRPARPGVPVPALLLLALVLAPRGTQGRPGGSRGVHVVGEEPKPSLPAASRSAEIFPRDLNLKDKFIKHFTGPVTFSAECSKHFHRLYHNTRDCSTPAYYKRCARLLKRLAVSPLCSQTEKTYM; this is encoded by the exons ATGCGACCGGCGAGGCCAGGCGTCCCGGTGCCCGCGCTGCTCCTGCTGGCGCTCGTCCTGGCCCCGCGAGGGACGCAGGGGAGGCCCGGGGGCAGCAGGGGCGTGCACGTCGTGGGCGAGGAGCCGAAGCCGTCCCTTCCCGCGGCCTCTCGGAGCGCAG aaatattcCCAAGAGATTTGAACTTAAAAGACAAATTCATCAAGCATTTCACAG GGCCAGTCACGTTTTCAGCTGAGTGCAGCAAACACTTCCACAGGCTGTATCACAATACCAGGGACTGCTCGACGCCAGCTT ATTACAAAAGATGTGCTAGATTGTTAAAAAGACTAGCAGTGAGTCCTCTGTGCTCACAGACGGAGAAGACCTACATGTGA
- the ALKAL1 gene encoding ALK and LTK ligand 1 isoform X1, giving the protein MRPARPGVPVPALLLLALVLAPRGTQGRPGGSRGVHVVGEEPKPSLPAASRSAEIFPRDLNLKDKFIKHFTGPVTFSAECSKHFHRLYHNTRDCSTPAYYKRCARLLKRLAVSPLCSQTEKTYMHFLRM; this is encoded by the exons ATGCGACCGGCGAGGCCAGGCGTCCCGGTGCCCGCGCTGCTCCTGCTGGCGCTCGTCCTGGCCCCGCGAGGGACGCAGGGGAGGCCCGGGGGCAGCAGGGGCGTGCACGTCGTGGGCGAGGAGCCGAAGCCGTCCCTTCCCGCGGCCTCTCGGAGCGCAG aaatattcCCAAGAGATTTGAACTTAAAAGACAAATTCATCAAGCATTTCACAG GGCCAGTCACGTTTTCAGCTGAGTGCAGCAAACACTTCCACAGGCTGTATCACAATACCAGGGACTGCTCGACGCCAGCTT ATTACAAAAGATGTGCTAGATTGTTAAAAAGACTAGCAGTGAGTCCTCTGTGCTCACAGACGGAGAAGACCTACAT